The following DNA comes from Bradyrhizobium manausense.
CTCGAGCGCGAGCCCGGTGATCCTGGCGCCGAGATTGGCGGCAACGGCGACGCAGTTCTCGATTGCAGCCAGCGTAGGGGCACGCGGCTCGCCAACGAGCGGCAGAAAGACGTCCTTGATGGGCATCGGAATTATCTCACCGACCAGACTAGGCCGCCTTCGATCCGGGCGCTTGATCCTCCTCAGGCCGGGAAACCTCGGCATCGACAGCCGACGACAGGCCTTGACGGAAGTCAAGGACCGGCGCCGAGTTAAGCATTACCCTGGCTTGTGGCCGGACCACGCGGCGCCCTCATCTGCAACATGCCGGCCGGAATGACAGACAATTCTGCGACCCAGGAGCGGATTTTCGCGGCACTGACCGCGCGAGCCGGTGTAAAGCGGATCGACACGCACGCGGCCTCGATCTTCCTCGACGGGACGCGCGCGCTGAAGATCAAGCGGGCAGTCAAATATCCCTTTCTCGATTATTCGACGCTCGAGAAACGCAAGGCGGCCTGCGAGGAAGAGCTCAGGATCAACCGGCCGCACGCGCCGCAGATCTATCATCGGGTCCTGGCCATCACCCAGGACCCGAACGGATCGGTGACGATCGACGGCCGCGGCCGGCCGATCGAATACGCCGTCGAGATGTTGCGCTTCGACGAAAACCGGACGTTGGATCATCTGGCGAAGGCTAGACGTTTCGATGCGGACTTCGCCTCGGCCATCGCCGACGCGATCGCAGCCTCGCATGCGACCGCCCCGCCCGCCGACGGCGAGGCCTGGGTTTCCTCTATTCCCGTCCTAATTGACGGCAATAGCAATGGTCTGCGGAACGGCAATCGTTTCGCAGCAGCAGAGATCGAGCAGTTGGCACGGGTCTCGCACGCAGTATTCGCGCGCCTTCGGCCTTTGCTTGATGAGCGCGCTCGCCATGGCTTCGTGCGCCGTTGCCACGGCGATCTGCATCTTGCCAACATCGTGCTGATCGAACGACAGCCCGTATTGTTCGACGCCCTCGAGTTCGACGCGCAGATGGCGACCGTCGATGTGTTCTACGACCTTGCATTCGCGCTGATGGACCTGCTGCACCACGATCAGCTGCTTGCCGCCAACCTCGTGCTGAATCGGTACCTTGCCGCGACGCCGCTCGACAATCTCGACGCGCTCCGCGCGCTGCCGCTGTTCCTGTCCATTCGCGCGGCGATCCGCGCCCAGGTGGCGATGGCACGGCTGAAGCCATCACATTCCGACGACGCCGAGATTGTTGACGACGCGCATCGCTATTTTGACCTTGCCCGGGCGCTGATCCAGCCTCCAGTCCCGCGACTGATCGCGGTGGGCGGCCTGTCGGGCACCGGTAAATCGGTCCTGGCACGCGCGCTCGCGCCGACCGTGGCGCCGCAGCCAGGGGCCGTGGTGTTGCACAGTGACGTCATTCGCAAACAGATGTTTGGGGTCGCCGACACGGACCGGCTACCGCCATCTGCATATACCCCAGAGCTTGCCGCACGGGTCTACGCGACCTTGGCCGAGCGCGCCCGCCGCGTGCTGGATCAGGGTCATTCGGCGATTGTCGACGGTGTGTTCGCCCGCGATTTTGAACGAGACGCATTCGGCGCGCTGGCCCGGGATTGCAACGTGCCTCTCACCGGCCTCTTCCTGGTCGCTGATCTGAAGACCCGGCAAGCCCGAATCGGCGGCCGTCGCGGCGACGCATCGGATGCCACGCAAGAGGTTGCCGCAATGCAAGAGCACTATAGTATCGGCCATATCGATTGGACGACCATCGATGCGTCCGGGACACCCGAGCAGACGCTCCAGAGCTGCCGGGACGCGATCATCGAAGGCAGGTAAGGCAATCTGATTGGCGCGGACGAGGATGGCGCGACCCACCATGACTTCGGCAGCGGCCGGCCCGGTCAGGCCGGCGGCGGGACGTCCCTTGCCCTGGCGCCTCAGTTCCGGCATGGCCTGCGACACCGCCTTTCGGATCATCGCCCGCCGCCACTTTGCCGCCGTCCTCGCGCAGCACGAGGGCACCTGCCGTGGTGATCCGGAGGCCCTGCACCAGATCCGAATCGCGCTGACCCATCTGCGGACCGCCATCCGCTTCTTTTCCCCCATGGTCGACGATGCGCTGCGCCCCAAGGTCTGGGCCGAGCTGAAATGGCTCAACAGCCAGCTCGGCATGGTGCGGGACCTCGACGTCGCCATTGAGCGCGTTGTGGCAGAAGCCGGTGACGAGCTCGCAGTAATCGCCGAGCTCCAGCACTGGGATGAAAAGCGCGCCGAAAGTCACCGCCTGCTGGGCCGGGCCCTGCAATCGGCACGATATCGCCGCCTCGTGGAGCAAACCTCGAGCTGGATCGAGAGTGGCCCCTGGTCGACAAGGCGCAGCAAGGAGGCCATCCGGCTGCGCCGCTGCCCGCTCGCCGAGCACGCGACGGCGCAGCTGACCGAATGGGAAGAGACCCTTCTCCGGAAGGCCAAGAAGCTGCGCAAGCTCGACGTCGAGAAGCGGCACAAGTTGCGGATTCTCAACAAGCGGCTGACCTATTCGATCGAGTCGCTGGAAGATCTGTTTGCCGACAAGTCGCTGGCGAAACAGAAGGCGATCCTCAAGCAATTGCGCAGGGCGCAAAAGTCCCTCGGACGTTTGAACGACGATGCGCGTGGTCAGACGCTGGCCGCCTCACTGAACGAAGCTGTTCCCGAGGCGGGCATTCGCTTTCTCGACCGCAAGCGGGAAAAGAAGCTGCTACGGACGGCTTCGGCGGCCTATCGTAAACTCGACAAGACCAAGCCGCTTCGCTCTTCAGACCTCGCACCGAGTGTGGAGGCCGAGGACTAGGTCGTCGTCTCCCGTCGACTCGGCCAGGGCCGTCTCCCAGGCCGACGCGAGCCGTACGATGTTCAGCGAGGAATGACGGCGGTGGCTTCGATCTCGACGCGCGCCGCCTTCTCGACAAGGCGGACGACCTGGACCAGCGCCATCGCGGGATAATGCGCGCCGAAGACGGCGCGATAGATCCTGCCGAGCTCCTTCAGGTTCGTCAGATATTCGTCCATGTCGACGACATACCAGGTCAGACGCACCAGATGCTCGGGCCGCGCACCGGCCTCAGCCAAAATCTCGGCGATGTTGCTCAGGGTCTGACGCACCTGCGCGACGAAGCCTTCCGCGAGACGTTCCTCGGCATCCCAGCCGATCACGCCGCCGGTGACGACGATCCGCCCTTCGGCAGCCATGCCGTTGGCATAGCCCTTCGGCAATGGCCAGCCGGAAGGCTGGAGCACCTGCGCCCTTGGGCTGGCGTCATCCTCGGCGGCGGTCGGCAGCACCGCGAGCTGGGGGCCTTTCGGCGTTGTCACGGACAATGCTCGTTCCTCATCTCATTCTGCCGCGACGCCCGAAGACGTCGCTGCCACCTGCGCTAACTGTCGCAAGGCGAAGCGTTTCAATTTGCCGGTCTCGGTTTTCGGCAGTTGGGTCACGAACTCGATCGCGCGCGGATATTTGTAGGGCGCGATCTCGCGTTTGACATGGTCCTGCAACTCGGCTGCGAGCTTTGCATCCGGCGTCACGCCGGGCGCGGCCACGACATAGGCCTTCACGATCATCCCACGCGCCTCGTCCGGTGCACCGACGACGCCGCATTCGGCGACCGACGGGTGGGTGAGCAGCGCGGCCTCCACATCCGTGCCTGCGATATTGTACCCGGACGACACGATCATGTCGTCAGAGCGCGACTGGTACCAGAAGTAGCCGTCGCTATCCATCAGATAGGTATCGCCGGTGATGTTCCAGCCGTTCTGGACGTATTTGCGCTGCCGCTCGTCGGCGAGATAGCGGCAGCCGGTCGGCCCGCGCACCGCGAGCTTACCCATCGTGCCCGGCGGCACATCGTTGCCGTCATCATCGACGATCTTTGCCTCGTAGCCGGGAACGGGCTTGCCAGTCGCGCCGGGACGAATCTCGTCCTCGGTTGCGCTGATGAAAATATGCAGCAGCTCGGTCGAGCCGATCCCGTCCATCAGCTTGATGCCGGTGGCCTTCAGCCAGGCATCGAAGGTCGCCTTGGGCAACGTCTCGCCGGCGGAGACGCATTTTCGCAATGAGGAAATGTCACGGCCCGGGAGCTTGCTGATCAAGGCGCGGTAAGCGGTCGGGGCCGTGAAGCAAACCGTGGTCTTGTACTGCTCGATCGCCGACAACATGTCATCCGGCGTCGTCTTTTCGAGAACCACGAAAGAGGCGCCGATATGCATGGGGAATAGCACGCCACCGAAGCCGAAGGTGAAGGCGAGCGGTGCGGACCCGACGAAACGATCCTTCTGCTCGGCCCGCAAGATGTTGCGCGCATAGCCGTCGCACACCGCCAGCATATCCCGGTGGAAGTGCATGGTGCCCTTGGGATCGCCTGTTGTACCGGATGTGAAGGCGATCAGGCAGATATCGTCACAGGCGGTATCGACCGCCGCAAAGTCAGGGCTCGCATCCGCGATAAGCGCCTCGAGCGAGTCGGGCGCGCCGTTGCCCCAATAGACCACATGCCTGAGACCGGGCGCGGCCAGCCTGGCCTTCTCCATCTCATCGGCGAGCTTTCCATCGCAGAGCGCGAGCGAGATCTCCGCTTTCTGGATTGGATAAGACAGCTCCTTGGCGCGAAGCAATGGCATCGTCGCCACGCAAATGCCGCCGGCCTTGATCACAGCGAGATAGGTCGCGACCATCATCGGACTGTTGGCAGAGCGCAACATCACGCGGCCGCCGGTGACGAGACCCAGTTTGCCGACCAGCACGTTGGCAATGCGATTCACCAGCGCTTGCAGCTCGCGATAAGTATGACTGACGGCCGGACTGATGACGCAGGGCGCATCGCCCTGCCCCTGTTCGACCCAGCGGTCGAGGAAATAGCTGACGCAATTCAGTCGCGCGGGATAGCGCAGCTCCGGCCGCGTGAAGATGAACTCCGGCCACAGATCTGGCGGCGGCAGATGCTCCCGCCCAAACGTATCGACATGGGCGGTCGCAGCGTCATGCGAGCCCGAGATTTGAACCTTGGCCATCTCACGCTCCTTCGCGCATGGAAAGCACCCGGCAGCACTTCATTGGGAAACATTTTAGGCTTAAAACAATTTGGCGCAATAGCGGATTTTGAGCATTCCGGGCGTTTTCGTGCGGCAAAGTGGATTGGCGGGCGTCGCCCTTGGGCTTAAGGCTTGCGACGTGCCGCCGATTTCTGGGCCGACGACTTGGTCTTGGCCAAAAGCCGCATCAACTCGCGCACATCCTTGGGCGTCAGGTCGGCAAAGAGATCAGCGATCCAGGTCTCGTGTTCCGAGGCCATCCGGCGAAACTCGGCGCGACCGAGTTTCGTGAGGCGGATCACCTGGACACGGCGGTCGGTCTCCGAGGTGCGACGGTCGAGATGACCGGATTCCACCAGGCGCTCAACGAGGCCGGTGACGTTGCCATTGGACACCATCATGCGCTTGGAGACATCGGACAGCGTCATTCCGTCGGGCGCCTTGTCGAGCTGTGCCATCAGGTCGAAACGGGGCAGCGTGACGTCGAAGCGCTCCCGCAACCGGCCGCGGACTTCACCCTCGATCAGGGTCGTGCACGTGAGCAAGCGCAACCACAGCCGAAGCTCCTCGGCATGGTCCTCCGGAGTTTCGGTGGCCTTGGTCTCGGAATCGAGCATCTCGGTGCAGTCACTCACGGCCGGAATTGGCGCTGGCTCGGGATTCCCAACATTTTGAGCTTCAAATAAATTGGCGCCCGCCGCAAGCCTAAAGCTGCAACAATCGACCGCATGCGAATTTCTTTAGGCTTCAAGCAATTGGCGCGCCGCTTGCATGCGCGGCTGCGCGCAAGATGGTGAAGCCTGAGCTTGCTTGCCGCGGCAGCCATCATCGGCATAAGCTTGGATCCAAATACGCGGCTTGCAGCGCAAGTCCGATGTCACGGGGGGATCAATCATGAAGACGAAACTGACCTTGGCCGCCGCCTTTCTGCTCGGCTCCGCACTGAGCCCTGCTCTCGCCCAGGAGAAGATCAAGCTGGGCGTGATCGTGACGCTGTCGGGACCGGCCGCCGCGCTCGGCCAGCAGGTTCGCGACGGCTTTGCTCTCGCGGTGAAGGACCTCGGCAGCAAGATGGGCGGCCGCGAGGTCGAGGTCATCGTAGTCGACGACGAGTTGAAGCCCGACGCGGCGGTGACGAAAGTCAAGGGCCTGCTGGAGCGCGACAAGGTCGACTTCGTGATCGGCCCGATCTTCTCCAACATCCTCCAGGCGATCCACCGGCCTGTGACGGAGTCGAAGACCTTCCTGATCAGTCCCAATGCCGGGCCGTCGACCTTTGCCGGGAAGGACTGCAACCCGTTCTTCTATGTGACGTCCTATCAGAACGATCAGGTGCACGAGATCCTCGGCAAGGTCGCGCAGGATCGCGGCTACAAGCGAATGTATCTGATGGTGCCGAACTATCAGGCCGGCAAGGATTCGGTCGCCGGCTTCAAGCTCGACTACAAGGGTGAAATCGTCGAGGAATCCTACATGCCGCTCAACACGCTGGACTTCCAGCCGGAGCTTTCCAAGATTTCGTCGCAGAAGCCCGATGCCGTGTTCACGTTCATGCCGGGCGGCCTCGGCGTCAACCTCGTCAAGCAGTACAAGCAGGCCGGTCTCGCCGACAGCATTCCGGTGCTCTCGGCGTTCACGGTGGATGAATCGACGCTGCCCGCACAGCAGGACGCGGCGGTCGGCATGTTCGGCGGCGCGAACTGGGCGCCCAATCTCGACAATCCCCAGAACAAGAAGTTCGTCGCGGCCTATGAGGCCGCCTATAACAGCGTGCCCGGCACCTACGCTTTCCAGGCCTATGACGCCGCGATGCTGATCGATAGCGCGGTCAAGGGCGTGAAGGGCGACCTCTCCAACAAGGATGCCGTCGGGGCTGCCCTGAAGAAGGCAGACTTCACGTCGCTGCGCGGGTCATTCAAGTTCAACACCAACGGTTACCCGATCCAGGACTTTTACCTGACCAAGGTGGCCAAGCGTCCGGACGGCAAGTTCCAGACCGAGATCGTCCAGAAGGTTTTCGAGAATTACGGCGACCGTTACGCCAAGGACTGCAAGGCGGCGAACTAAGGCCGCACGTTGCGTTAAGGGAGGACTGCAATGAAGAGCGAAATCACCGGCATCACACGGGCCAATGAGGGCATCCAGGGCATCTCCTGGAACATCCTCGGTCAGACCTATGTGCCGAAGAGCAACACCGAGAACAGCTTCTCCTGGCACGCGACATTGCCGCCGGGCACGTTCGTGCCGCCGCATATTCATCCCGACCAGGACGAATATCTCTACATGCTGGAGGGCAAGCTCGACTTCATGCTCGGCAACTCGGAAGCGCAGGCAACTCCCGGCGACCTGATCCGTCTCGGCATGGGCGTGCCGCACGGCATCTTCAACAAGTCGGACCAGACCGCAAAAGTGCTGTTCTGGGTCTCGCCGACCAAGAAACTGTTCGACCTGTTCTGGGGCCTTCACAACATGAAAGAACAGAGGCCGGAGGACGTGGTGGCGATGGCTGCCGAGTTCAACATCCACTTCTTGCCGCCGCCGCCCGGCGCGGGCTAGCGGCTACTTTAGGCGCGCACCGCAGCGAGGCCGGGCACTGCGGCAAAGCCGGCCTTGGTGGCATAGCCACGCACGATAGCCTCGCGCTGGGAATAGCTCAGCACGTTATCGATATTATCAAAGCCGTCGGGCGCGAGCTGCTCGACGGCGTCGATGACGCCCTCGGGGCCGCCACGACGATTGGAGCGGACGATATCAGCCGTCATCGGCAGACGCTTCTTCTCGTATTCCATCAACGCCTGACGGGGATGCTCGGCGCGTACCAGTGCGTCGGCGAGACAGCGCGCATCGAGGATGGCCTGCGAAGCGCCATTGGAGCCGACCGGATACATCGGATGCGCGGCATCGCCGAGCAGCGTGACGCGCCCGGATGACCAATACGGCAGGGGATCGCGGTCGCAAGTCGGATACTCATAGAATTCGGGCGTTGCCGCAATCAGGCTTCTTACGTCGATGTAAGGCACCGAGAAGCGCGCGACGTGCGGCATCAGCTCCTCCCGCCGGCCCGGCCGCGACCAGTCTTCCTTCCGTGGCGGCGGCGCATTGCCCTCGCCGACTTTCACCAGCACCGCCCAATTGGTCAGGCGGCTCGCGGGGCTCGAACCTTCAGCGATCGGATAGATCACCACCTTGGCATTGAGGCCACCGGCGACGATCATCGATTTTCCGGTGAGGAACAGCGGCCAGTCGCGCGCACCACGCCACAGCATCAGGCCGTTCCAGCACGGCGGTCCTTCATTCGGGAACAGTGTGTCGCGGACACGCGAATGGATGCCATCGGCGCCGATCAGGATATCGCCACGCGCGGTATGGATATGCGAGCCGGCACGGTCGAAGAAGTAGGCCGTGACACCGCCCTCGTCCTGCGTGAACGCGCCAAGCCGGCAGCCGGTGTGGATCGCCTCCGCCCCGAGCCGTTCCTCCACGGCGCGATGAATGACACCCTGCAGACGACCGCGATGGATCGAGAATTGGGGGACGTCGTGGCCGGCGTCCACGCCGCGGGCTTCGCGCCAGACCTCCTGGCCATGGCGGTTGAGGTAGTAGAGCTGGTCGGTGCGGATCGCAACGTCGTCGAGGTTTTGCAGCAAGCCAAGACCGGCGAGCTCACGCATGGCGTGTGGCAGCGTGTTGATACCAACGCCGAGTTCGCGGATCGTATCGGACTGCTCGAATATCTCGCAGCCGATACCGCGGGCCCGCAGCATCAAAGCCGTGGTGAGACCACCGATACCGCCGCCGACGATAATCGCTTTCATCGCCCTTAACTCCACTCAAATACGCCAGGCAATGGGTTAACGTCGCACGGGCGGTTACTCCGCCGCAAGCGGCTTTGTGGCCTCCGCCTTGAGCTCGGCCCGGGTCTTGGGCTTAGCCTTAATTCTCAGCTCCTCGAGGTCCTGCCGGTCGCGCACGCTATTGCGGAAAATCTGGTCCTTTCCGGGCAGATATTGCGGTGGGCAGAACGCGTCATTTGCGCCGTACCAGGCCGCTGCCTTCATGGTGAAGAAGGGGTCGACCAGATGCGGCCGCCCGAGCGCGACGAGGTCAGCCCGGCCGGCGGCCAAAATGGTGTTGGCCTGGTCCGCGGTGGTGATGTTGCCGACGCACATGGTGGCCACGCGCGCCTCGTTGCGAACCTGGTCGGAGAATGGCGTCTGGAACATGCGCCCATAGACCGGCTGGGCATCGCGCACGGTCTGCCCGGTCGAGACGTCGACCAGATCGACACCAGCCTCGGCAAAGGCGCGCGCGACGGCAACCGCATCGTCACCGGTGATGCCGCCGTCAGCCCAATCAGTTGCGGAGATACGCACCGACATCGGCTTGTGCTTCGGCCACGCAGCACGCAGGGCCTCAAATATCTCGAGCGGGAAGCGCAGGCGATTTTCGAGCGAGCCGCCGTATTCGTCGGTACGCGTGTTCGTCAGTGGCGAGATGAAGCTCGCCAGGAGGTAGCCGTGGGCACAATGCAGCTCGAGCATGTCGAAGCCACAGCGCTCGCCGCGCTCGGCTGCCGCGACGAAAGCGGCTTTCACCGCATTCATGCCGGCACAGTCAAGCTCGCGCGGCACTTGGCTGTCAGGAAAATAGGGCAGCGGCGATGCCGAGACCACGTCCCAGCCACCTTCGTCCAGCGGGCGGTCAATGCCATCCCACATCAGCTTGGTCGCGCCCTTGCGTCCGGCGTGCCCGAGTTGCAGGCAGATTCTTGCTGCCGAGTTGCCATGAACGAAATCAACGATTCGCCGCCACGACTCTTCCTGCTCGTCGTTCCACAGACCGGCGCAACCGGGCGTGATCCGCGCATCGCGGCTGACGCAAGTCATCTCCGTAAAGATCAGGCCGGCGCCACCGATCGCGCGCGAACCGTAGTGCACGAGGTGGAAATCATCGGGAACGCCCTCTTTCGCCGAGTACATGCACATCGGCGATACCACGGCGCGGTTGGCAATCTCCATCTCGCGCAAGCGGAATGGCTGGAACAGCGGCACCATCGGCTTGTCAGTGCTGACGTCGAAACCGTTGCTTCGCACTTGCCTGGCGAATGACTTCTCGACCTCGGCGACGAAATCGGGTGCGCGGAGTTTCAGATTGTCATAGGTGATCGCCTTCGAGCGCGTCATCACGCCGAAAGCGAACTGCACGGGGTCAAAATCCCAGAAGCGGTCGACATGCTCGAACCAGACCAGCGAGACGTCGGCGGCGTGCTGCGTCTTCTCGACCTCCTCGCGGCGGCCGTGCTCGTAGACGTCCAGCGCAGCCTTGATGTCGGGCGCCCTCGCCATCGCCTCGGCCAGTGCGATCGCGTCTTCCATCGCGAGCTTGGTACCGGAGCCGATCGAGAAATGCGCGCTCGCCTTGGCGTCCCCTAGCAGGACCATATTGTCCTTGACCCAGC
Coding sequences within:
- a CDS encoding AAA family ATPase; its protein translation is MTDNSATQERIFAALTARAGVKRIDTHAASIFLDGTRALKIKRAVKYPFLDYSTLEKRKAACEEELRINRPHAPQIYHRVLAITQDPNGSVTIDGRGRPIEYAVEMLRFDENRTLDHLAKARRFDADFASAIADAIAASHATAPPADGEAWVSSIPVLIDGNSNGLRNGNRFAAAEIEQLARVSHAVFARLRPLLDERARHGFVRRCHGDLHLANIVLIERQPVLFDALEFDAQMATVDVFYDLAFALMDLLHHDQLLAANLVLNRYLAATPLDNLDALRALPLFLSIRAAIRAQVAMARLKPSHSDDAEIVDDAHRYFDLARALIQPPVPRLIAVGGLSGTGKSVLARALAPTVAPQPGAVVLHSDVIRKQMFGVADTDRLPPSAYTPELAARVYATLAERARRVLDQGHSAIVDGVFARDFERDAFGALARDCNVPLTGLFLVADLKTRQARIGGRRGDASDATQEVAAMQEHYSIGHIDWTTIDASGTPEQTLQSCRDAIIEGR
- a CDS encoding CHAD domain-containing protein — its product is MARPTMTSAAAGPVRPAAGRPLPWRLSSGMACDTAFRIIARRHFAAVLAQHEGTCRGDPEALHQIRIALTHLRTAIRFFSPMVDDALRPKVWAELKWLNSQLGMVRDLDVAIERVVAEAGDELAVIAELQHWDEKRAESHRLLGRALQSARYRRLVEQTSSWIESGPWSTRRSKEAIRLRRCPLAEHATAQLTEWEETLLRKAKKLRKLDVEKRHKLRILNKRLTYSIESLEDLFADKSLAKQKAILKQLRRAQKSLGRLNDDARGQTLAASLNEAVPEAGIRFLDRKREKKLLRTASAAYRKLDKTKPLRSSDLAPSVEAED
- a CDS encoding RidA family protein, translating into MTTPKGPQLAVLPTAAEDDASPRAQVLQPSGWPLPKGYANGMAAEGRIVVTGGVIGWDAEERLAEGFVAQVRQTLSNIAEILAEAGARPEHLVRLTWYVVDMDEYLTNLKELGRIYRAVFGAHYPAMALVQVVRLVEKAARVEIEATAVIPR
- a CDS encoding benzoate-CoA ligase family protein, whose product is MAKVQISGSHDAATAHVDTFGREHLPPPDLWPEFIFTRPELRYPARLNCVSYFLDRWVEQGQGDAPCVISPAVSHTYRELQALVNRIANVLVGKLGLVTGGRVMLRSANSPMMVATYLAVIKAGGICVATMPLLRAKELSYPIQKAEISLALCDGKLADEMEKARLAAPGLRHVVYWGNGAPDSLEALIADASPDFAAVDTACDDICLIAFTSGTTGDPKGTMHFHRDMLAVCDGYARNILRAEQKDRFVGSAPLAFTFGFGGVLFPMHIGASFVVLEKTTPDDMLSAIEQYKTTVCFTAPTAYRALISKLPGRDISSLRKCVSAGETLPKATFDAWLKATGIKLMDGIGSTELLHIFISATEDEIRPGATGKPVPGYEAKIVDDDGNDVPPGTMGKLAVRGPTGCRYLADERQRKYVQNGWNITGDTYLMDSDGYFWYQSRSDDMIVSSGYNIAGTDVEAALLTHPSVAECGVVGAPDEARGMIVKAYVVAAPGVTPDAKLAAELQDHVKREIAPYKYPRAIEFVTQLPKTETGKLKRFALRQLAQVAATSSGVAAE
- a CDS encoding MarR family winged helix-turn-helix transcriptional regulator, whose amino-acid sequence is MLDSETKATETPEDHAEELRLWLRLLTCTTLIEGEVRGRLRERFDVTLPRFDLMAQLDKAPDGMTLSDVSKRMMVSNGNVTGLVERLVESGHLDRRTSETDRRVQVIRLTKLGRAEFRRMASEHETWIADLFADLTPKDVRELMRLLAKTKSSAQKSAARRKP
- a CDS encoding ABC transporter substrate-binding protein: MKTKLTLAAAFLLGSALSPALAQEKIKLGVIVTLSGPAAALGQQVRDGFALAVKDLGSKMGGREVEVIVVDDELKPDAAVTKVKGLLERDKVDFVIGPIFSNILQAIHRPVTESKTFLISPNAGPSTFAGKDCNPFFYVTSYQNDQVHEILGKVAQDRGYKRMYLMVPNYQAGKDSVAGFKLDYKGEIVEESYMPLNTLDFQPELSKISSQKPDAVFTFMPGGLGVNLVKQYKQAGLADSIPVLSAFTVDESTLPAQQDAAVGMFGGANWAPNLDNPQNKKFVAAYEAAYNSVPGTYAFQAYDAAMLIDSAVKGVKGDLSNKDAVGAALKKADFTSLRGSFKFNTNGYPIQDFYLTKVAKRPDGKFQTEIVQKVFENYGDRYAKDCKAAN
- a CDS encoding cupin domain-containing protein, translated to MKSEITGITRANEGIQGISWNILGQTYVPKSNTENSFSWHATLPPGTFVPPHIHPDQDEYLYMLEGKLDFMLGNSEAQATPGDLIRLGMGVPHGIFNKSDQTAKVLFWVSPTKKLFDLFWGLHNMKEQRPEDVVAMAAEFNIHFLPPPPGAG
- a CDS encoding flavin-dependent oxidoreductase; amino-acid sequence: MKAIIVGGGIGGLTTALMLRARGIGCEIFEQSDTIRELGVGINTLPHAMRELAGLGLLQNLDDVAIRTDQLYYLNRHGQEVWREARGVDAGHDVPQFSIHRGRLQGVIHRAVEERLGAEAIHTGCRLGAFTQDEGGVTAYFFDRAGSHIHTARGDILIGADGIHSRVRDTLFPNEGPPCWNGLMLWRGARDWPLFLTGKSMIVAGGLNAKVVIYPIAEGSSPASRLTNWAVLVKVGEGNAPPPRKEDWSRPGRREELMPHVARFSVPYIDVRSLIAATPEFYEYPTCDRDPLPYWSSGRVTLLGDAAHPMYPVGSNGASQAILDARCLADALVRAEHPRQALMEYEKKRLPMTADIVRSNRRGGPEGVIDAVEQLAPDGFDNIDNVLSYSQREAIVRGYATKAGFAAVPGLAAVRA
- a CDS encoding bifunctional salicylyl-CoA 5-hydroxylase/oxidoreductase produces the protein MKVAIIGGGPAGLYAAILLKKQRPSADITVYERNRADDTFGFGVVFSDATLDNFEKHDLPSYRRITQEFAYWDDIAVHFRGTVHRVGGNGFCGCSRQKLLLILQERARELGVGLHFEVDIDDETRFADADLILIADGVNSRFREKYVEHFQPEVDLRTNKFAWMGSTRPLDAFTFIFQETEWGPFIAHAYQYEAGHSTWIFETDPETFERAGLTGLNETQSAARMAEIFGWFLDGHKLLTNRSMWRNFPMIRSKRWVKDNMVLLGDAKASAHFSIGSGTKLAMEDAIALAEAMARAPDIKAALDVYEHGRREEVEKTQHAADVSLVWFEHVDRFWDFDPVQFAFGVMTRSKAITYDNLKLRAPDFVAEVEKSFARQVRSNGFDVSTDKPMVPLFQPFRLREMEIANRAVVSPMCMYSAKEGVPDDFHLVHYGSRAIGGAGLIFTEMTCVSRDARITPGCAGLWNDEQEESWRRIVDFVHGNSAARICLQLGHAGRKGATKLMWDGIDRPLDEGGWDVVSASPLPYFPDSQVPRELDCAGMNAVKAAFVAAAERGERCGFDMLELHCAHGYLLASFISPLTNTRTDEYGGSLENRLRFPLEIFEALRAAWPKHKPMSVRISATDWADGGITGDDAVAVARAFAEAGVDLVDVSTGQTVRDAQPVYGRMFQTPFSDQVRNEARVATMCVGNITTADQANTILAAGRADLVALGRPHLVDPFFTMKAAAWYGANDAFCPPQYLPGKDQIFRNSVRDRQDLEELRIKAKPKTRAELKAEATKPLAAE